From one Gammaproteobacteria bacterium genomic stretch:
- a CDS encoding acetyl-CoA C-acetyltransferase — protein MTEAFIVAAARTAGGRRGGRLSGWHPADLAAQVLDALVERSGADPALVEDVIMGCVGQVGEQSTNIARNAVLASSLPESVPATSVDRQCGSSQQALHFAAQAVMSGAMDVVIAGGVESMSRVPMMLPHSLPLKNGFGQYMSPAIQTRYPGVEFSQFSGAEAVARKYQLDKLQLDEFALHSHKLAIAATNAGKFKDEIVPVKARLSDGSESGEMHTVDEGIRFDATLESIQGVKLLAEGGRITAASASQICDGASGVMVVNERGLKALGVKPLARIHQMTVIGHDPVIMLEAPIPATERALKKAGMKIDDIGLFEVNEAFSPVPLAWLQVTGADPSRLNVHGGAIALGHPLGGSGTKLMTTLLYALKDRGQRYGLQTMCEGGGLANVTIVERLD, from the coding sequence ATGACCGAAGCATTCATCGTTGCCGCCGCCCGTACCGCCGGCGGTCGCCGTGGCGGCCGACTGTCCGGCTGGCACCCCGCCGACCTCGCGGCGCAGGTTCTCGACGCGCTGGTGGAACGCAGCGGCGCCGATCCGGCGCTGGTCGAGGACGTCATCATGGGTTGTGTCGGCCAGGTCGGTGAACAGTCCACCAACATCGCGCGCAACGCCGTGCTGGCGTCCAGCCTGCCCGAGAGCGTGCCGGCCACATCCGTGGATCGCCAGTGCGGTTCGTCGCAGCAGGCCCTGCATTTCGCGGCGCAGGCGGTGATGTCCGGGGCGATGGACGTAGTGATCGCCGGCGGTGTGGAAAGCATGAGCCGCGTTCCGATGATGCTGCCGCACAGTCTGCCGCTCAAGAATGGATTCGGGCAGTACATGAGCCCGGCGATCCAGACGCGCTATCCCGGTGTCGAGTTCAGCCAGTTCAGCGGCGCGGAAGCCGTTGCCCGCAAGTACCAATTGGACAAGCTGCAGCTCGACGAATTCGCGCTGCACAGCCACAAGCTGGCGATTGCCGCGACCAATGCCGGCAAATTCAAGGACGAAATCGTGCCGGTCAAGGCGCGCCTGTCCGATGGCAGCGAGTCGGGCGAAATGCACACCGTTGACGAAGGCATTCGCTTCGACGCGACGCTGGAGAGCATTCAGGGCGTCAAGCTGCTGGCCGAGGGCGGGCGAATCACCGCTGCTTCCGCCAGCCAGATCTGCGATGGCGCCTCGGGCGTGATGGTGGTCAACGAACGCGGCCTCAAGGCCCTGGGCGTCAAGCCGCTGGCGCGCATCCACCAGATGACGGTCATCGGACACGATCCGGTGATCATGCTGGAGGCGCCGATTCCGGCGACCGAGCGGGCGCTGAAGAAGGCCGGGATGAAGATCGACGACATCGGCCTGTTCGAAGTCAACGAAGCCTTTTCGCCGGTGCCGCTGGCGTGGTTGCAGGTCACGGGCGCCGACCCGTCGCGACTCAATGTGCATGGCGGCGCGATTGCGCTGGGCCACCCGCTGGGCGGTTCGGGAACCAAGCTGATGACCACGCTGCTCTACGCGCTCAAGGACCGTGGACAGCGTTACGGCCTGCAGACGATGTGTGAGGGCGGCGGTCTGGCCAATGTGACGATCGTGGAGCGCCTGGACTAG
- a CDS encoding SDR family NAD(P)-dependent oxidoreductase has protein sequence MELNSGISAIITGGASGLGEATARALASHGVKVALFDMNEDKGTALANELGGVFCKVNVTDDADAAAGFAKARAANGQERILVNCAGIGNAIKTAGRDKKTGGTKHFPLADFERVLRVNLLGTFNCIAKSAQGMLDLEPLDDGDRGVIINTSSVAAQDGQIGQAAYSASKAGVVGMTLPIARDLSGEGIRVNTIMPGLFYTPLLMGAPEEVLNALSASVPYPKRLGLPPEFASLVLEMVRNQYFNGESVRLDGAIRMAPR, from the coding sequence ATGGAACTCAATTCAGGCATCTCCGCAATCATTACCGGTGGCGCCTCGGGCCTCGGTGAAGCCACCGCGCGCGCCCTGGCCAGTCACGGCGTCAAGGTCGCGCTGTTCGACATGAACGAGGACAAGGGCACGGCGCTGGCGAACGAGCTGGGCGGCGTGTTCTGCAAGGTCAACGTCACCGATGACGCCGATGCCGCAGCCGGCTTCGCCAAGGCGCGCGCGGCCAATGGCCAGGAGCGGATTCTCGTCAACTGCGCGGGAATCGGTAACGCCATCAAGACCGCCGGCCGCGACAAGAAAACCGGCGGCACCAAGCATTTCCCGCTGGCGGACTTCGAACGCGTGCTCAGGGTCAATCTGCTGGGAACCTTCAACTGCATCGCCAAGTCGGCCCAGGGCATGCTCGACCTGGAGCCGCTGGACGATGGTGACCGCGGCGTCATCATCAACACCAGTTCGGTGGCCGCTCAGGACGGGCAGATCGGGCAGGCGGCCTACTCGGCCTCCAAGGCCGGTGTGGTCGGCATGACCCTGCCGATTGCGCGGGACCTTTCCGGCGAGGGCATCCGCGTCAACACCATCATGCCCGGTCTGTTCTACACGCCCTTGCTGATGGGCGCGCCGGAAGAAGTGCTGAACGCGTTATCCGCATCCGTGCCGTACCCGAAGCGCCTCGGCCTGCCGCCGGAGTTCGCATCGTTGGTGCTGGAGATGGTCCGCAACCAGTACTTCAACGGCGAGTCCGTGCGTCTGGACGGTGCCATTCGCATGGCGCCGCGCTGA
- a CDS encoding zeta toxin family protein, giving the protein MPVLHLLAGPNGSGKTTFYEHVLGPVTHLPFINADVIAREQWPGSDRDRSYDAAKVAEERRASMIAQGRSFIAETVFSHPSKLDLIRDARTAGYHVTAHVMLVPLALSMRRVEARVKHGGHDVPLDKQRERYARVWSLLADALKLAHEGFAYDNSSARAAYRVVAHLEGGRLLGTPEWPDWSELGDFLR; this is encoded by the coding sequence GTGCCGGTTCTTCATCTCCTTGCAGGGCCGAACGGCAGCGGAAAGACGACGTTCTACGAGCACGTGCTTGGACCGGTCACGCATCTGCCGTTCATCAACGCGGATGTCATCGCGCGGGAGCAATGGCCGGGCTCGGATCGGGACCGGTCCTACGACGCGGCCAAGGTCGCAGAAGAAAGACGAGCGTCGATGATTGCGCAGGGGCGATCGTTCATTGCCGAAACGGTGTTCAGCCACCCGTCGAAGCTCGACCTCATTCGTGATGCGAGGACCGCCGGCTACCACGTCACCGCACACGTCATGCTCGTCCCGCTGGCATTGTCGATGCGACGCGTCGAAGCGCGCGTCAAACATGGTGGTCATGATGTACCGCTCGACAAACAACGGGAGCGCTACGCCCGAGTTTGGTCGCTGCTTGCGGATGCTCTGAAGCTGGCGCACGAAGGTTTTGCCTATGACAACAGCTCGGCGCGGGCGGCTTATCGGGTGGTCGCACATCTCGAAGGCGGTCGTCTGCTTGGGACGCCCGAATGGCCGGACTGGAGCGAGCTTGGTGACTTTCTGCGTTGA
- a CDS encoding ParD-like family protein encodes MPGANSPMRLDAELTESARSTGQRMSRSTAQQIAHWARIGRELERGPSITLADVQAVLDGQSEYDSLNLHEQAVVRAEWASRIDQSRRGLRLDQVLAGQDREVVELASDGSVAVKGTRGKVRKASKR; translated from the coding sequence ATGCCGGGTGCCAACAGCCCCATGCGGCTAGATGCAGAATTGACCGAAAGCGCTCGCTCGACTGGCCAGCGCATGAGTCGCAGCACGGCACAGCAGATCGCGCACTGGGCGCGGATCGGACGCGAGTTGGAGCGCGGCCCGAGCATTACTCTGGCGGATGTTCAGGCGGTGTTGGATGGTCAGAGCGAGTACGACTCACTCAACTTGCACGAGCAAGCCGTGGTCAGGGCCGAATGGGCGTCACGCATCGACCAGTCCCGCCGAGGGCTTCGCCTTGATCAGGTCCTCGCCGGCCAAGACCGTGAGGTGGTGGAGCTGGCAAGCGACGGGTCGGTGGCCGTGAAGGGCACAAGGGGCAAGGTCCGCAAGGCTTCCAAGCGCTGA